In Bradyrhizobium sp. 170, the DNA window CGAGCGGCGGCTTCGCCCTGATGACGTGGCACATACCGACTTTCTCGAGGCCGTACTGTCGAGCGGCGCAGAAGTTGCAAGCGTCCGTCCCTGAAAAGGTAGATACGAATCGCACCTTACCCGCAACTGGCCTTTCAGGCCACCTTCTGAGACGACGGCGGCGTAGCGACCTGACTCGGAACGCCTGCGGCCTGCATGGGCTCGGTAAGGCGTGCCTTCAGGTCGTCCAAATGGTCCTCGGCATAGGACTGCACTTTCGAGATCGCCGTATCGAGGCCGAACTGCACGGTCTGTTCGAGCATCTCCTTTGCGAGGCCCTCGCGCAGCGCGAATTTGACCTCGGGCCCAGCAACAAAGCTAATGGCCTGCCCCGCAAGATTAAGGCCAACCTCTTTCAGAGCCTGTTTCATATCACCTCCGCTAATGCCCGTATGCAGAAGGCTCAATGCTTGCGACTCGAGCTCGAGCACCATCGATATGCCATCGGCCAACTCGCCCAGTCCCGGAATGACGCCGAGCAGGCCTACTGCCGTGGCCTCCCAGTCGAGCACCTTCGAGCCCACCTTGGCTACGTCATCGACCGCATGCATGAGGACCCCGCCATTCTTCTTCGGAGACGCGACATCGGGTTGGTCGGATACCCCCATCAACATGTCTGTGACTGCATTTTGTTCAGCGGCGGTCTTGGGGACATCGGTCTTGATCTGCTGAACGGTATGGTTCGCAGGTGACATGTTGCTATAGAAGTGCCTGAAGTCGTTGTTGCTGATATTACCGGAGTCGACCGTATGCCCGCCGCCTAAATCGAAGAACTCCTGATGGGTCTTGTAGCCCGTAATCGAATTGTTTAGCAAACGGAACAAGATCGGGTCCGAGAGCAGTTGCGATGCCGCTTCTCGTATCTTCGGGTCGAGAGTCTTGTCCTCGACCATACTCGCCAACTTGTGTCGTGTCAGGTCACCGTCCCCGAAGAAGGCGTTCTGATTCTTGTTGATCGTGTCGAGCGTGTTCAGCTCGCTTTGCGTGGAATTCATCGACGAGGAGGCGACTTGCAAGAAGTCTTCCTTGTGGATTTTATCAGTCGCACCACCGCACAACTGCTTCCAGGCGTCCGGGTGCTCGAGGAAGTGTTGAGCCGCCGCGATCAGCTGAGGCGGACACTTACCGATGTCGGCTTTGCCGTCGACGATCCGCTTGAAATCGTCCAGGCTCAAATTCTTGGGCAGGTAGTCAGAATACTTGTAAAGCTCGCGCAATGCATCATTCAACGTCATGACCGATGCTTGTCCATTCGAGGTGCCGTCGGATGGAATATAGTTCTGCTCGTAGCTTTGCGCTTGCTGCTCCTGGAATGTAGCAACCTGCGAATGGCTGGCGGAAAACTCTGACAGATCCTTGGCCTTGATCTTGCCGCCGCAGCGGCCGTCCCCTTGGGAGCCAATCGCATAGAAGAGCTCTGGATCGCGTCGCAATCCTTCGATCGCCTCCTTCAGATCCGGGGGCGTCGATGGATCGCTGGCCTTGGCTGCCAGCGAGTCCCAGCTGAGTGGGCATTGGTCCTTGTGCCGGTTCAGCACTGCCACGATCTGCAACTCGGCATTGGTGAGCGTGCCGCCGTTCCACGTGATCCTAGAGCTTGGCATTGGAGTGCTCGGTACGTCAGGCGATGGAGCAGCCGTCGACGATGCGTCTGCACCAGGGGTGTCGACCGAAGAGGAATCGACCGAAGAGGAATCGACCGAGGAGGAATCGACTGAGGAAGAAAAAACCGGATCCTTCATCACCGCCTCGATCGCCGCCTTCGAGTGCGCTGACAACTGGTCCAGCGAATCCTGCGGGATCTGTCGCTCTGATTGCAGCAGATCCGGTGGCGTGGAGGGAACGTCGGATTTCTCTTCCCGCGAGCAGATGGACACCATCGCCTCGAACATCGAAGGTTCGCCTTCCCGAATCTGGCCGGGGGTCTGCGCGGATGATCCCAAGGCCGACGAAGCCCCCGGAACAAGCCCGAACAGAGCTGGATCTGCACTGGCGGGCAGCGAAACGCTGTTGAGCTGCATTAGGTTCATTTCCATTCCATTGCGGTAAATACTTGGCATCGACATCGTAAGATCGAGGCTTTCACGTTAAGGGGGCGAGCTTTCGAGAAGCTGACGACTTTTAGACGGAGCAGGACGAGCCAATGTCGGTCGTCTTAACATCCCGGAGAGGCGTCATCGTGCTCATGAAACTCATCTCCGGCTCAGAGCATGTGCAGGCACGACGCTGCTCTGACGCTTTCGCAAAGCAGGTGCCTGCGGTCGTCAGTCCCGAGTGACGATCGCTGTGGGGCCACGAAACAACATCACCACCGATTCCCGCGGTAGCATTTCCAACTGCGCGCGGTTTTGCCTCTGACTTGCCATCACACCATTGCTGATCGAGCAATGTGATGAGGTGCGTTGGGCCGGCGCCGCGATCTGGCGCTCGTCGGCATTATGTAGAGATTGAAAGTGGGGCCGAGAAATTCGCGCGGTGGCAGTCGCGGCATGTACCTGCGAATGCGCGCTCTCAGCTGGGTTCACTTGACGATAGTGAGGTTGTTCTCATTCTCGTCAGCTTCTCGACAGCTAGTCCCAGTAGCGTGAGCAATGTGAATCGCTCGGTGGTGATACCACCGTTTTGGCGGAACTGAAGTGAGAGGCACCAGATGGCCGGGGCAATCGAAGGCGTGATCCATACCAATTCTGACACTGGCAGCTCGCAGTCGGTAGCTGATCGTCAGAAGTTCGAATCGGCGTTCGGTTCGGTTCTTGCCAACGTCGCGATGCAGGCGATGGAGCGAAACATGTCAAATCTTCGCGAAGCTATAGCTGAAACAGAAGAGGATACCTGACGCCGGTTCTTCGACGTCAGTGGAGTGTTGCCATTGATGGCAGCAAAAAAACGGAAGGTGAAGCGATATGACCAAAACAAGCTCTACTAGCCCTTCTACTGGTGGTGTCCACGACTCCCATGATAGCAAGACTGATGGCAAGACTGCTAGCAAGACTGATACCAAGTCCGCGGGTCCCGGCGTCGGTAACTCGGCGACCGATAACGTTGGTGGGACGGGTACTTTCGAGAAACTGATCGACGAATTGAAGGCGGTTAACCAGCAGGCCATGGTGCAGGACATAAAGTTGCGTGCACTGACGACCGAGCTCT includes these proteins:
- a CDS encoding HrpF/NolX family T3SS translocon protein is translated as MQLNSVSLPASADPALFGLVPGASSALGSSAQTPGQIREGEPSMFEAMVSICSREEKSDVPSTPPDLLQSERQIPQDSLDQLSAHSKAAIEAVMKDPVFSSSVDSSSVDSSSVDSSSVDTPGADASSTAAPSPDVPSTPMPSSRITWNGGTLTNAELQIVAVLNRHKDQCPLSWDSLAAKASDPSTPPDLKEAIEGLRRDPELFYAIGSQGDGRCGGKIKAKDLSEFSASHSQVATFQEQQAQSYEQNYIPSDGTSNGQASVMTLNDALRELYKYSDYLPKNLSLDDFKRIVDGKADIGKCPPQLIAAAQHFLEHPDAWKQLCGGATDKIHKEDFLQVASSSMNSTQSELNTLDTINKNQNAFFGDGDLTRHKLASMVEDKTLDPKIREAASQLLSDPILFRLLNNSITGYKTHQEFFDLGGGHTVDSGNISNNDFRHFYSNMSPANHTVQQIKTDVPKTAAEQNAVTDMLMGVSDQPDVASPKKNGGVLMHAVDDVAKVGSKVLDWEATAVGLLGVIPGLGELADGISMVLELESQALSLLHTGISGGDMKQALKEVGLNLAGQAISFVAGPEVKFALREGLAKEMLEQTVQFGLDTAISKVQSYAEDHLDDLKARLTEPMQAAGVPSQVATPPSSQKVA